Proteins from a genomic interval of Tachyglossus aculeatus isolate mTacAcu1 chromosome 8, mTacAcu1.pri, whole genome shotgun sequence:
- the STAU1 gene encoding double-stranded RNA-binding protein Staufen homolog 1 isoform X6, translating to MKLGKKPMYKPIDPYSRMQSTYNYNMRAGAYPPRYFYPFPVPPILYQVELSIGGQQFNGKGRTRQAAKHDAAAKALKILQNEPLPEKPEVNGRVPDDENLNKSEISQVFEIALKRNMPVNFEFFPLKQVTKENGPPHMKSFLTKVSVGEFTGEGEGKSKKISKKNAAIAVLEELKKLPPLPTVEKMKPRIKKKTKSIVKLPTSPEYGQGMNPISRLAQIQQAKKEREPEYLLVTERGLPRRREFVMQVKIGVHTTEGAGTNKKVAKRNAAENMLELLGFKVPQPQPPKPALKTEEKTPVKKPGDGRKVTFFEPGCGDENVTNNKDDEFRMPYLSHQQLPAGILPMVPEVAQAVGASQGHHTKEFSRVAPNPAKATVTAMIARELLYGGTSPTAETILKNNNPSAHAPHGPLTRPSEQLDYLSNVQGIQVEYKDFPKNNKNEFVSLINCSSQPPLISHGIGKDVESCHDMAALNILKLLSELDQQNTEMPRTGNGPMSVCVKQEMEGDPLLKAANSNTLGQALDSSA from the exons GTACTTTTATCCGTTTCCAGTTCCACCTATACTTTATCAAGTTGAGCTTTCCATCGGAGGCCAGCAGTTCAATGGGAAAGGAAGGACACGACAGGCTGCCAAGCATGACGCGGCTGCTAAAGCACTGAAAATCTTGCAGAATGAGCCCCTGCCCGAGAAACCAGAG GTGAATGGAAGAGTACCAGATGATGAAAATCTCAATAAATCAGAAATAAGCCAAGTGTTTGAAATTGCACTTAAACGGAACATGCCTGTGAACTTTGAG TTTTTCCCTCTGAAACAGGTGACCAAGGAGAACGGCCCTCCCCACATGAAGAGTTTTTTGACAAAGGTGTCAGTCGGGGAGTTTACGGGTGAAGGTGAAGGAAAGAGCAAGAAGATTTCCAAGAAAAATGCTGCTATAGCTGTCCTAGAGGAACTGAAGAAACTACCCCCGCTTCCTACAGTGGAGAAGATGAAACCACGaatcaaaaagaaaacaaaatcaatagtgaag cTCCCGACCAGCCCGGAATACGGCCAGGGAATGAACCCCATCAGCAGACTCGCTCAGATTCAGCAGGCCAAAAAAGAGAGGGAGCCCGAGTACCTGCTTGTCACGGAGCGCGGCCTTCCCCGGCGCAGGGAGTTTGTGATGCAG gTGAAAATTGGCGTCCACACCACGGAGGGGGCGGGCACTAATAAGAAGGTGGCTAAGCGCAATGCAGCTGAAAACATGTTGGAGCTTTTAGGCTTCAAGGTGCCCCAGCCTCAACCTCCTAAACCAGCACTAAAAACAGAGGAAAAG ACACCAGTAAAGAAACCGGGTGACGGAAGAAAAGTAACCTTTTTCGAACCAGGCTGTGGTGATGAAAATGTGACTA ataATAAAGATGACGAATTTAGAATGCCTTATCTCAGCCATCAGCAGCTTCCTGCTGGAATTCTTCCCATGGTGCCCGAGGTTGCCCAGGCCGTAGGAGCCAGTCAAGGACATCACACCAAAGAGTTCAGCAGGGTGGCCCCCAACCCGGCCAAGGCCACGGTAACGGCCATGATCGCCCGCGAGTTGTTGTACGGGGGGACCTCCCCCACCGCCGAGACCATTTTAAAGAACAACAACCCCTCGGCCCACGCGCCTCACGGGCCCCTCACTAGACCTTCTGAGCAGCTGGACTATCTCTCCAACGTCCAGGGAATCCAG GTCGAGTACAAAGATTTCCCCAAAAACAACAAGAACGAGTTTGTGTCTCTTATAAATTGTTCCTCTCAGCCACCTCTGATCAGCCACGGAATTGGAAAGGATGTGGAATCCTGCCATGATATG GCTGCACTGAACATTTTAAAGTTGCTGTCTGAGTTGGATCAACAAAATACGGAGATGCCAAGAACAGGAAATGGACCAATGTCTGT CTGTGTGAAACAAGAAATGGAAGGCGACCCCCTCCTGAAAGCGGCTAACTCTAACACTTTGGGACAAGCACTGGACAGCAGCGCCTGA